A window of Panicum virgatum strain AP13 chromosome 8K, P.virgatum_v5, whole genome shotgun sequence contains these coding sequences:
- the LOC120644569 gene encoding chalcone synthase C2-like — protein sequence MAGAAAAVTVEEVRKAQRASGPATVLAIGTATPANCVHQADYPDYYFRVTKSDHLTDLKEKFKRMCDKSMIRKRYMHLTEEFLAENPNMCAYMAPSLDARQDIVVVEVPKLGKAAAQKALKEWGQPRSRITHLVFCTTSGVDMPGADYQLTKLLGLRPSVNRLMMYQQGCFAGGTVLRVAKDLAENNRGARVLVVCSEITAVTFRGPSESHLDSLVGQALFGDGAAAVIVGADPDERAERPLFQLVSAAQTLLPDSEGAIDGHLREVGLTFHLLKDVPGLISKNIERALEAAFAPLGISDWNSIFWVAHPGGPAILDQVEAKVSLDKARMRATRHVLAEYGNMSSACVLFILDEMRKRSAEDGCATTGEGLDWGVLFGFGPGLTVETVVLHSVPITAGAAAA from the exons AtggccggtgcggcggcggcggtgacggtggAGGAGGTGAGGAAGGCGCAGCGCGCGTCGGGTCCGGCCACCGTGCTGGCCATCGGGACGGCGACGCCGGCCAACTGCGTGCACCAGGCCGACTACCCGGACTACTACTTCCGGGTCACCAAGAGCGACCACCTCACCGACCTCAAGGAGAAGTTCAAGCGGATGT GCGACAAATCGATGATCCGGAAGCGCTACATGCACCTGACGGAGGAGTTCCTGGCGGAGAACCCCAACATGTGCGCCTACATGGCGCCGTCGCTGGACGCGCGGCAGGACAtcgtggtggtggaggtgcccaagctcggcaaggcggcggcgcagaaggcgCTCAAGGAGTGGGGCCAGCCGCGGTCCCGCATCACGCACCTCGTCTTCTGCACCACCTCCGGCGTCGACATGCCCGGCGCCGACTACCAGCTCACCAAGCTGCTGGGCCTGCGCCCCTCCGTGAACCGCCTCATGATGTACCAGCAGGGCTGCTTCGCCGGCGGCACGGTGCTGCGCGTCGCCAAGGACCTCGCCGAGAACAACCGCGGCGCGCGGGTGCTGGTGGTGTGCTCCGAGATCACCGCCGTCACCTTCCGGGGGCCCTCCGAGTCCCACCTCGACTCGCTGGTGGGGCAGGCGCTgttcggcgacggcgccgccgcggtgatCGTCGGCGCCGACCCCGACGAGCGCGCGGAGCGGCCGCTGTTCCAGCTGGTGTCGGCGGCGCAGACGCTGCTGCCGGACTCGGAGGGCGCCATCGACGGGCACCTCCGCGAGGTCGGGCTCACGTTCCACCTGCTCAAGGACGTGCCGGGGCTCATCTCCAAGAACATCGAGCGCGCGCTGGAGGCGGCGTTCGCGCCGCTGGGCATCTCCGACTGGAACTCCATCTTCTGGGTGGCGCACCCGGGGGGCCCGGCCATCCTGGACCAGGTGGAGGCCAAGGTGAGCCTGGACAAGGCCCGGATGCGCGCCACCCGGCACGTCCTCGCCGAGTACGGCAACATGTCCAGCGCCTGCGTGCTCTTCATCCTCGACGAGATGCGCAAGCGCTCCGCCGAGGACGGCTGCGCCACCACCGGCGAGGGCCTCGACTGGGGCGTCCTCTTCGGCTTCGGCCCCGGCCTCACCGTCGAGACCGTCGTCCTCCACAGCGtccccatcaccgccggcgccgccgccgcatga